Proteins from a genomic interval of Nocardia sp. BMG51109:
- a CDS encoding amidohydrolase family protein: MRLHLRGVVLPGDEMRDLWVHDGLISFEPVRDAETLCSAGWIVPGLVDAHCHVGIRYGGGNEDHDGAVAQAETEREAGALLLRDAGSPIDTRFIDDREDLPKIIRAGRHIARPKRYIRELGIELDDERDLPEIVAEQARRGDGWVKIVGDWIDRSVGDLRPLWGDAILKEAIDAAHREGARVTAHVFGEDALPGLLDAGIDCIEHGTGLTGETIETMVRHGTALVPTLVNIDTFPEIADSATKFPTYAAHMRDLHRRVRDTVADAHAAGVPIYTGTDAGGSIRHGRIADEIDALTRAGMTRHEALGASSWNARSWLGRPGIEPGAPADFVVYQEDPRTGPDVLAAPSLVVLRGRVYGRRDPVTGHR; the protein is encoded by the coding sequence ATGCGACTGCATCTGCGGGGAGTGGTGCTCCCGGGCGACGAGATGCGCGACCTGTGGGTGCACGACGGCCTGATCTCGTTCGAGCCGGTGCGCGATGCCGAAACCCTGTGCAGCGCAGGGTGGATCGTGCCGGGACTGGTGGACGCGCACTGCCATGTCGGCATCCGGTACGGCGGTGGGAACGAGGACCACGACGGCGCCGTCGCGCAAGCCGAGACCGAGCGCGAGGCCGGTGCGCTGCTGCTGCGCGACGCCGGTTCGCCCATCGACACCCGCTTCATCGATGACCGCGAGGATCTGCCGAAGATCATCCGCGCGGGCCGCCACATCGCCCGGCCCAAGCGCTACATCCGGGAGCTGGGCATCGAACTCGACGACGAGCGCGACCTGCCGGAGATCGTCGCCGAGCAGGCCCGCCGCGGCGACGGCTGGGTGAAGATCGTCGGCGACTGGATCGACCGCTCCGTGGGCGACCTGCGGCCGCTGTGGGGCGACGCGATCCTGAAGGAGGCCATCGACGCCGCCCATCGCGAGGGCGCCCGGGTCACCGCGCACGTCTTCGGCGAGGACGCCCTGCCCGGCCTGCTCGACGCCGGTATCGACTGCATCGAACACGGCACCGGCCTGACCGGCGAGACGATCGAGACGATGGTCCGGCACGGCACCGCGCTGGTGCCCACCCTGGTCAACATCGACACCTTCCCCGAGATCGCCGACAGCGCAACGAAATTCCCGACCTATGCCGCCCACATGCGCGACCTGCACCGTCGCGTGCGCGACACCGTCGCCGACGCACATGCGGCAGGGGTGCCCATCTACACCGGCACCGACGCGGGCGGCTCGATCCGCCACGGCCGCATCGCCGACGAGATCGACGCCCTGACCCGGGCGGGCATGACCCGCCACGAGGCCCTCGGCGCCTCCTCCTGGAACGCCCGATCGTGGCTCGGCCGCCCCGGCATCGAACCCGGCGCCCCAGCGGATTTCGTTGTGTACCAGGAAGACCCGCGCACGGGCCCGGACGTGCTGGCCGCCCCGTCGCTCGTGGTGCTGCGCGGTCGGGTCTACGGCAGGCGCGACCCGGTCACCGGGCACCGCTAG
- the ffh gene encoding signal recognition particle protein encodes MFESLSDRLTGALQDLRGKGRLSPADIDATAREIRLALLEADVALPVVRQFIARIKERAKGAEVSAALNPAQQVVKIVNEELIGILGGETRRLRFAKTPPTVIMLAGLQGSGKTTLAGKLAKWLKGQGHTPLLVACDLQRPGAVTQLQVVGERAGAPVFAPHPGTTVAAAGESGDNPQGIGVSAPIDVAREGIEEARRKQYDVVIVDTAGRLGIDEELMRQAAGIRDAVQPDEILFVLDAMVGQDAVSTAESFRDGVGFTGVVLTKLDGDARGGAALSVREVTGEPILFASTGEKLEDFDVFHPDRMSSRILGMGDLLTLIEQAEQVYDQQQAEDAARKIGSGELTLEDFLDQMLAIRKMGPIGNLLGMLPGAGQMKDALAQVDDKQLDRVQAIIRGMTPAERDNPKIINASRRLRIANGSGVAVSEVNQLVDRFFEARKMMASMSRQMGMPGSRRNAKGKKGKKGKKGGRGPTPPKVRGGFPGMPPMPGGMPGGMPDLSNMPAGLDQLPPGLEGFDLSELTNPKPPKKGGGSGS; translated from the coding sequence GTGTTCGAATCCCTGTCCGACCGGCTGACCGGTGCCCTGCAGGACCTGCGCGGCAAGGGACGCCTGTCGCCGGCCGATATCGATGCGACGGCCCGCGAGATCCGGCTCGCGCTGCTGGAGGCCGACGTCGCGCTGCCGGTGGTGCGGCAGTTCATCGCGCGAATCAAGGAGCGCGCCAAGGGCGCCGAGGTTTCGGCGGCGCTGAATCCGGCGCAGCAGGTCGTCAAGATCGTCAACGAGGAACTGATCGGCATCCTCGGCGGCGAGACGCGGCGGCTGCGGTTCGCCAAGACCCCGCCGACGGTGATCATGCTCGCCGGCCTGCAGGGCTCCGGTAAGACCACGCTGGCCGGCAAGCTCGCGAAATGGCTGAAGGGACAGGGGCATACGCCGTTGCTGGTGGCCTGCGACCTGCAGCGGCCGGGCGCGGTCACGCAGTTGCAGGTGGTGGGTGAGCGGGCCGGTGCGCCGGTGTTCGCGCCGCATCCCGGCACCACCGTGGCGGCCGCCGGTGAGAGCGGCGACAACCCGCAGGGCATCGGGGTCTCCGCGCCGATCGACGTGGCGCGCGAGGGCATCGAGGAGGCCCGGCGCAAGCAGTACGACGTCGTCATCGTCGACACCGCGGGCCGGCTGGGCATCGACGAGGAACTGATGCGGCAGGCCGCGGGCATTCGCGACGCCGTGCAGCCCGACGAGATCCTGTTCGTTCTCGACGCGATGGTCGGCCAGGACGCCGTCAGCACGGCCGAGTCGTTCCGCGACGGCGTCGGCTTCACCGGCGTCGTCCTCACCAAGCTGGACGGCGATGCCCGCGGCGGTGCGGCGCTGTCGGTGCGCGAGGTGACCGGCGAGCCGATCCTGTTCGCCTCCACCGGTGAGAAACTGGAGGACTTCGACGTCTTCCACCCCGACCGGATGTCCAGCCGCATCCTGGGCATGGGCGATCTGCTCACGCTGATCGAACAGGCCGAGCAGGTCTACGACCAGCAGCAGGCCGAGGACGCCGCGCGCAAGATCGGCTCCGGCGAGCTGACCCTGGAGGACTTCCTCGACCAGATGCTGGCGATCCGCAAGATGGGTCCGATCGGCAACCTGCTCGGCATGCTGCCCGGTGCGGGTCAGATGAAGGACGCGCTGGCCCAGGTCGACGACAAGCAGCTGGACCGGGTGCAGGCCATCATCCGCGGCATGACGCCGGCCGAGCGCGACAACCCGAAGATCATCAACGCCTCCCGGCGGCTGCGCATCGCCAACGGCTCGGGTGTCGCGGTGTCGGAGGTCAACCAGCTGGTCGACCGCTTCTTCGAGGCCCGCAAGATGATGGCGTCGATGAGCCGCCAGATGGGGATGCCCGGTTCGCGGCGAAATGCCAAGGGCAAGAAGGGGAAGAAGGGCAAGAAGGGCGGCCGCGGGCCGACGCCGCCGAAGGTGCGCGGCGGGTTCCCCGGTATGCCGCCGATGCCGGGCGGTATGCCCGGTGGCATGCCCGATCTGTCCAACATGCCGGCCGGGCTCGATCAGCTGCCGCCGGGGCTGGAAGGCTTCGACCTGTCGGAGCTGACCAATCCCAAACCGCCGAAGAAGGGTGGGGGTTCGGGGAGTTAG
- a CDS encoding RNA-binding protein — MSVVVADAVEHLVRGIVANPEDVRVELITSRRGRTVEVHVHPDDLGKVIGRGGRTATALRTLVAGIGGRGIRVDVVDTDQ, encoded by the coding sequence ATGAGCGTCGTCGTCGCCGATGCCGTCGAGCACCTGGTGCGCGGCATCGTCGCCAATCCCGAGGACGTCCGCGTCGAGCTGATCACCAGCCGGCGCGGGCGCACGGTCGAGGTGCACGTGCACCCGGACGATCTGGGCAAGGTGATCGGCCGCGGCGGCCGCACCGCGACCGCGCTGCGCACCCTCGTCGCCGGTATCGGCGGGCGGGGTATCCGGGTCGACGTGGTCGACACCGACCAGTAG
- the trmD gene encoding tRNA (guanosine(37)-N1)-methyltransferase TrmD codes for MGTGAALGIDVVTIFPEYLEPLRTALLGKAIEKGIIELGVHNLRRWTHDVHQSVDDAPYGGGPGMVMKPTVWGDALDEVCPDDALLVVPTPAGVPFTQATAERWSAERHLVFACGRYEGIDQRVFDDAARRVRVEEVSIGDYVLIGGEAAVLVMAEAVVRLIPGVLGNQLSHQQDSFSAGAEERDGPGLLEGPSYTRPVSWRGLDVPDILLSGNHARIESWRREQSLARTRQRRPDLLPPEQRVGEPDDRAVDLEEQVADPGTRPGESDRQVGE; via the coding sequence ATGGGCACCGGTGCCGCACTCGGGATCGATGTCGTCACGATCTTCCCCGAGTATCTGGAACCCCTGCGAACGGCCTTGCTGGGCAAGGCGATCGAGAAGGGGATCATCGAACTCGGCGTGCACAACCTGCGCCGCTGGACCCACGACGTACACCAGTCCGTCGATGACGCGCCGTACGGCGGCGGGCCCGGCATGGTCATGAAGCCGACCGTCTGGGGCGACGCCCTCGACGAGGTGTGCCCCGACGACGCGCTGCTGGTGGTGCCCACCCCCGCCGGCGTCCCGTTCACCCAGGCCACCGCCGAACGCTGGTCCGCCGAACGGCATCTGGTCTTCGCCTGCGGCCGATACGAGGGCATCGACCAGCGGGTCTTCGACGACGCCGCGCGGCGGGTGCGCGTCGAGGAGGTCAGCATCGGCGACTACGTGCTGATCGGCGGCGAGGCCGCGGTCCTGGTGATGGCCGAGGCCGTGGTCCGCCTGATTCCGGGTGTGCTCGGCAATCAGCTTTCGCATCAGCAGGATTCGTTCTCCGCCGGGGCGGAGGAACGGGACGGGCCCGGGCTGCTCGAGGGTCCCAGCTACACCCGGCCGGTCAGCTGGCGCGGCCTCGATGTCCCCGACATCCTGCTGTCGGGTAATCATGCCCGGATCGAATCCTGGCGCCGCGAACAGTCCCTGGCCCGCACCCGGCAGCGCCGCCCGGATCTGCTGCCGCCCGAACAACGGGTCGGCGAACCCGATGATCGGGCCGTTGATCTCGAGGAACAGGTCGCCGACCCGGGCACCAGGCCCGGTGAATCCGACCGTCAGGTAGGCGAATAG
- a CDS encoding Uma2 family endonuclease, giving the protein MTMSAEVSMIHPLGPTTVEDWLLEDQPGDGSRLELILGYLYMTPLPTGSHQHAAFRLARALDQAVAASDRAELHVLPGVGVRLSTAFRTGVIPDVVVVDVDVHHTSFSPENVLLAVEVWSPGNSREERDTKIAAYAGARVPYLWIVELPDGQPAQFWGYRLGETGYRQEVYAAAGETVTAPAPVAVDVPTAVLR; this is encoded by the coding sequence ATGACGATGAGTGCCGAGGTTTCGATGATCCACCCCTTGGGCCCGACGACTGTGGAAGACTGGCTGCTCGAAGATCAGCCTGGGGACGGATCTCGACTCGAACTCATTCTGGGGTACCTCTACATGACGCCACTGCCTACGGGCTCGCATCAGCACGCCGCGTTCAGGTTGGCGCGTGCCTTGGACCAGGCTGTTGCCGCTTCGGATCGCGCGGAGCTTCATGTCCTGCCGGGAGTCGGGGTTCGGCTCAGCACGGCGTTTCGGACCGGCGTCATCCCCGACGTGGTTGTGGTGGATGTCGATGTCCATCACACCAGCTTCTCGCCGGAGAACGTGCTGCTCGCCGTCGAGGTGTGGTCACCGGGCAACAGTCGCGAGGAGCGGGATACGAAGATCGCCGCCTACGCCGGCGCCAGGGTGCCCTATCTGTGGATCGTCGAACTGCCGGACGGTCAGCCGGCACAGTTCTGGGGCTATCGACTCGGCGAAACGGGATATCGCCAGGAGGTCTACGCCGCGGCCGGTGAGACGGTGACGGCTCCCGCGCCCGTCGCTGTCGACGTTCCGACGGCCGTGCTGCGCTGA
- the rpsP gene encoding 30S ribosomal protein S16, whose amino-acid sequence MAVKIKLTRLGKIRNPQYRIIVADARTRRDGRAIENIGKYHPKEEPSLIEVNSERVQYWLGVGAQPTEPVKRILEVTGDWQKFKGLPGAEGTLKTKAAKPSKLDLFNAALAAADSEPVAEAVTPKKKASKKAASEEAAAESTEAAE is encoded by the coding sequence ATGGCTGTCAAGATCAAGCTCACCCGGCTCGGGAAGATCCGGAACCCGCAGTACCGCATCATCGTCGCCGACGCGCGCACCCGCCGCGACGGCCGGGCCATCGAGAACATCGGCAAGTACCACCCCAAGGAAGAGCCGTCGCTGATCGAGGTGAACTCGGAGCGCGTGCAGTACTGGCTGGGTGTCGGCGCGCAGCCGACCGAGCCGGTCAAGCGCATCCTCGAGGTCACCGGCGACTGGCAGAAGTTCAAGGGCCTGCCGGGCGCCGAGGGCACGCTGAAGACCAAGGCCGCCAAGCCGAGCAAGCTGGACCTGTTCAACGCCGCGCTGGCCGCCGCCGACAGCGAGCCGGTCGCCGAGGCCGTGACCCCGAAGAAGAAGGCCTCGAAGAAGGCCGCCTCCGAGGAAGCCGCCGCTGAATCCACCGAGGCCGCCGAGTAA
- the rimM gene encoding ribosome maturation factor RimM (Essential for efficient processing of 16S rRNA), whose translation MELVVGRVAKSHGVHGELVVEVRTDEPELRFAPGAVLRGRAPRARETREYTVESAREHSGRLLVRLQGISDRGAADTLRGTLFLVDTAELPPSEDPDEFYDHELEGLSVRLGDGTVVGTVSEVLHSAAGELLSVRAAERDREILVPFVTAIVPTVSITEGVIVIDPPEGLLDEE comes from the coding sequence ATGGAACTCGTCGTCGGGCGGGTCGCCAAATCGCACGGAGTGCACGGCGAACTCGTGGTCGAGGTGCGCACCGACGAGCCCGAGCTGCGGTTCGCGCCGGGCGCGGTGCTGCGCGGCCGGGCGCCGCGGGCACGGGAAACGCGGGAATACACGGTGGAGTCGGCCCGCGAACATTCGGGCCGGCTTCTCGTGCGCCTCCAGGGCATTTCGGATCGCGGCGCCGCGGATACGTTGCGCGGCACCCTGTTTCTGGTCGACACCGCCGAGCTGCCGCCGTCGGAGGATCCGGACGAGTTCTACGATCACGAACTCGAGGGCCTGAGCGTGCGGCTGGGCGACGGCACGGTCGTGGGCACGGTGTCCGAGGTACTGCATTCCGCTGCGGGAGAGCTGCTTTCGGTGCGTGCCGCCGAGCGCGACCGGGAGATCCTGGTGCCCTTCGTCACCGCGATCGTGCCCACCGTGTCGATCACCGAGGGCGTGATCGTCATCGACCCGCCCGAGGGCCTGCTCGACGAGGAGTGA